GCGTCTCCAAAATAAAATCCTCTGGAAACTGAGAGGGGAATAGGAGGAAAAAGGGAATCCACGGGTGCTGGGAGCGGGCTGTGCCTGGAGGGAGATTTTCCCATGGCGCTGAGGGTTCTTCCTCTGGGATCCGTCCCCACGTGCCCGTCCCTCCCTTGCAgatgccccagagctgctccaagccctcgGACATGGCCGAGCTCGTCAGCAGCCAGGCCTGGATGGGCGACGCGCCCGCAGCCGGGGCCGAGCTGGGCGAGGGGGACACCGGGAGCGCTCCCTTCGCGCTGGTGCCGGCCCTGGCCGAGCAGCACGACAGcgccgaggaggaggaggaggaggaagaggacgGCGAGAAGCCCAAGAGGAGAGGCCcgaagaagaagaagatgaccaaggccaggctggagcggTTCCGGGCGCGGCGCGTCAAGGCCAACGCCCGCGAGCGCACGCGGATGCACGGCCTGAACGACGCCCTGGACAACCTGCGCCGCGTCATGCCCTGCTACTCCAAAACCCAGAAGCTCTCCAAGATCGAGACGCTGCGGCTGGCCAGGAACTACATCTGGGCCCTGTCCGAGGTGCTGGAGACGGGGCAGACGCCCGAGGGGAAGAGCTTCGTGGAgatgctgtgcaaggggctCTCGCAGCCCACCAGCAAcctggtggccggctgcctgcagctgggggcGCAGCCGCTCTTCCTGGAGAAGCACGAGGAGAAGCCCTGcgagccagccctgcccggccacTCCTTCGGCTAccaggggctgcccagccccCCCTACGGCTCCATGGAGTCCCACCTGCTGCACCTGAAGCCGCCGGCCTTCAAGAGCCTGGTGGAGGCTTCCTTCGGGAGCCACCCCTCGGACTGCTCCACGCCGCCCTACGAGGGGCCCCTGACGCCGCCGCTGAGCATCAGCGGGAACTTCTCCCTGAAGCAGGACGGGTCCCCGGAGCTGGAGAAGCCCTACCCGCCCTTCATGGCGCACTACCCCTCGGTGGGCCTGGCCGGGGCCCACGGGCACGGCTCGCACTTCCAGGGCTCCGTGCCCCGCTACGAGATCCCGCTGGACGTCGCCTTCGAGCCCTTCCCGCCCCACGTGGCCGGGCCCCAGCTCGGCGCCATCTTCAACGAGtagcggggccgggcgcggctTTGGGGCCGGGAGAAGAGCCCGGGATGGAcgcagctggggcagctctgcaggacgTGGCCCTGGAGGTGCCACCGcggctgtcccagctgtccccaggagccGCGGGAGCCGTTCTGGGCTCTGAGCGGTCGCTGCTCCCCCAGAGACGCTCCCGAAGGTGCTTCCACCCCCAGGAGTCCATCCTGACAGCAGGTCCAGCCCTTGGATTGTCCAacctctccctgtcccccccaagtggggacagagcccctcctgcccctcgGGGTGACCACTGTCCCTTCCCCGGGGGGGTCACGGAGTTCCCAGTCCAGCTGGGGCCGGGTGGGAACGAGCCGGGCACTTGTGGGAAACCAGCACAGAAACCCCCACCCCAGGGAGAAGCTTTTCCTTCTGCCATCATGGATGGGGACAACGTCCAGGGATGGGGGACAACGTCCAGGAATGGGGGACAGCGTCCAGGGATGGGGGGACaacatccagggatggggggacAATGTCCAGGAATGGGGGACAATGTCCAGGGATGGGGGGAGAGTGTCCAGGGATGGGGGGACAGCGTCCAGGGATGGGGGACAACGTCCAGGAATGGGGGACAACGTCCAGGAATGGGGGACAACGTCCAGGAATGGGGGACAGCGTCCAGGAATGGGGGGACAACATCCAGGAATGGAGGGACAGCgtccagggatggagggacagtgTCCAGGGATGGGGGGACAGCGTCCAGGGACAGTGGTCCATTGCCCCATGATGGTGGCCCATCATCCATGCACATCCCAGTCCCTTGCTGGGGTCGCAGCCAGGCCCTGTGGCCACCCCTCCTCCAGCCtcaccctccctgtgccccacaaCCGACCTGGGAGCCTCGGGTGGGATCCTGCTGATCCCTCCCAGAATCCCAACGGGATTGGGATCCCGCTGAGCTGGATGGGACCCACTgatccttcccaaaatcccaatttcaTTGGGATCCTGCTGATCTGGATGGGACCCACTgatccttcccaaaatcccaatttcaTTGGGATCCTGCTGATCTGGATGGGACCCACTgatccttcccaaaatcccaatttcaTTGGGATCCCGCTGATCCCTCCCAGAATCCCACCTGGAACAGGAGCCCCCGACCCCCTCTCCCTTCCAGGGTCTCGTCCCCTCTGGGTTCACAGCgtcccctcccctgctcccagtcCTGAGCACCAACAAAAACCTGTCTTAATTCCtgctttatttattaattactGTGTGTGAGGAGTCCTAATTTATTTCCTCCCgttttccatggaaatttgGGATGTGCCCAAGGTTTTTCCCAGGCTCCTAGTGGGAATTCCCTGCCTGGATTTTGCCGTGCTGGTGCTCCAGGGTTATTTATTAGCcactatttatttaatttattcccCTCACCACCTGATTGTTTTGCCGGTGATAAACCCCAATATTTCCATATTTAATGCCAAACTCGGTACTTAAGGGCCATCCCATGGCTTTGGgatcctgccagcagctcccaacTCCTCTGTGCATTTTGAGACGAGCAATAACTTTTAAATGCTAtgcaacaattttatttttttgtttctcaaagaAAATCCAGGCAACTATTTTTGATGCCCCACTGGCCTCGCCAGCCCGGTTGGCCAAAATCTCCCTGGTTTTGTACAAAGTTGGAAATTTGGAGATGATTTGaggtccctgcccagcccctgggtCCGGGGGCTTCTTCCCTTTTGTACTGGAAATGTTTTATCCTTTTGTAAAGAGAgcggatttggggtttttagctCAAATAAAGTCGTGGTCTTGTTTCAAGCAGCTTCGCCCTGGGGCTGTTGTCtccttttttggggggctgGGGTGAGGGTGGGGGGTGCCAGAGGaccccagccccctgtgctGGGGTCCAGCCGGGACCCCCAGCGGGggtctggggggatttggggtcccagggatgggggttcaggacagccctgggggtcccagagggatttggggtcccaggaatggggaagagcagagccctggggtcACAGGActgttttggggtcccaggaaTGGGGgttcagcccagccctgggggtaCCGGGGGGATTTGGCATATCAGGaaatggggcacagtgcagccCTGGGGGTCTCAGGACTGGTTTGGGGTCCCAGGAAATGGGgttcagagcagccctgggggtaCCGAGGCATTCGGAGAGCTGAGATTTGCCCCAGTTGCTGCACGGAGGGGACACGGCCGTCCTGACTTCACCTCGTCCCCTCCCCCGGCTCCCTCcgtccctccccagctgcacccctgtccccccccgtgtcccgccgtgtccccccgtgtcccctctcgcggggtcccccccgtgtcccccggccccgcgccggcTGTGCCGAGCCCGGGGGAGCCGCCGCTCGGCCCCGCAAGCTGCGCCCGGCTCGGGCTGAGGGCGGGGGGCTCTCCGGGGGCCCCCGCAGCTGCAGCCGGGCCGGGGGGGCCCTGCGGGGCAGCTCCGAGCGAGAACCGGGCCGGGAACGGGCGGGGGAGCTTCGCGTGTCCCCAAAAAAGGGGATTTAGGGACGGGGATGAGGCGAGCGGGGTGGAACGGCCTGGGATGGACCGGCCCGGACTGGATTTACCTGGGGGGGCTCGGTTCGGCCTGCCCCGCTccgggggagctggggggacaCGCGACAGCAGCGTGTCACCCAGCCGCGTGTGCGGAGGGACACAAACGGGGCTGTGACACCAACGGGGGCTGACAAAAACTGGGGGCTGTGACAAaaactgggggctgggacaaAAACCCCGGGCTGGGACACAAACGGGGGCTGTGACAAAAACTGGGGGCTGTGATAAAAACGGGGGGTGTGACACAAACCCCGGGCTAGGACACGATCTGGGGGCTGTGGCACAAACCCCAGACTGGGACACAAACCCCAGACTGTGGCACAAACCCCAGACTGTGGCACAAACCCCAGACTGGAACACCCCTGGGATCCACCCCACGCACCCACAGCTCCGTGCCGGGCACCCCCACGCCCCCCTCGCACCCCCCGGTGGCATCGGGACCCCTGCCCAGCGATGCCCTGGGAGCCCCGGGCTGAGGGCAGCGGCCGCTGCCGCCGGGCCGAGGGTCCAGCTGTgcccccggcccccccggcTGGCCGCTGGCCAAGCCCCGCTCGGTGCCAGCCCCCCCGGGCACGCGTGCGCCCGCCAGCCGGGGCAGCGCcctccccgcagccccggccgtgccagcagggcaggagccgtGCCAGGCCCGcgctgccagggcacagctggcccCCGGCTGGCGCGGGAGGGGGCACGGAGCACCCGGGGGTGGCGGTGTCGCCGTGTCCCCGCAGGACACCGGGGCGGGGGGGGAactgctgaggagctgagggtggGAGAGCTCACTGTGCCCAGCCGGGGGGTCGTGGGgagggtcccctgtcccctctggggGTCCTTGggcaccccacagcccccccaggGGTGCCACAGGTGGGGGGCACGGGGCAGGTGGGGTCGGGGGGCAGCTTCTCCCAAAGGGGGAATTCTTGAGAGGGGCGTTGGGGGGTCCAGCCTGTCCCGTGGAGGGGACAGTGATCCATGGAGGGGACGCTGACCCATGGAGGGGACATCCTGACCCATGGAGGGGACACTGACCCATGGAGGGATTCCCTGTCCCACAGAGGGGACTCCCTGTCCCACTGAGGGGACTCCCTGTCCCCCTCGCCCCGTTCGggaccagccccagccccgggggtcTCGGCTCGGGGTCGCCCTGGTTTCCCCGGCAGggtggggctgcccagggctggataATTGCTAAGCCCCCCTAAAGCCCGGCTTTCAGGGCTGTAATTCTGATATTTGTCTGTAATCTGATAACACCGCCGGCCACGAGCTCCTAATGTGCCCGGCTCGGGAAACCGCGCGGATTTTCCCACTAAGCTGGGATATCGGGCTCTGGGGTCTTCGCTTAATCGTCTTTTCCCCGTGGGGACGGCGGATTTTGGCAAACGAACTTTTCCTGCTGATTGGAGCGGGCAGAGGAGCCGCCGCGGTGccgggaggagg
This is a stretch of genomic DNA from Passer domesticus isolate bPasDom1 chromosome 31, bPasDom1.hap1, whole genome shotgun sequence. It encodes these proteins:
- the NEUROD4 gene encoding neurogenic differentiation factor 4, whose translation is MPQSCSKPSDMAELVSSQAWMGDAPAAGAELGEGDTGSAPFALVPALAEQHDSAEEEEEEEEDGEKPKRRGPKKKKMTKARLERFRARRVKANARERTRMHGLNDALDNLRRVMPCYSKTQKLSKIETLRLARNYIWALSEVLETGQTPEGKSFVEMLCKGLSQPTSNLVAGCLQLGAQPLFLEKHEEKPCEPALPGHSFGYQGLPSPPYGSMESHLLHLKPPAFKSLVEASFGSHPSDCSTPPYEGPLTPPLSISGNFSLKQDGSPELEKPYPPFMAHYPSVGLAGAHGHGSHFQGSVPRYEIPLDVAFEPFPPHVAGPQLGAIFNE